One genomic window of Gossypium hirsutum isolate 1008001.06 chromosome D11, Gossypium_hirsutum_v2.1, whole genome shotgun sequence includes the following:
- the LOC107904494 gene encoding E3 ubiquitin-protein ligase At4g11680, whose translation MASTAASNRSSSDDITDVTTSLLSSQGSVLREDSATRGSVRRQSLREAARFLRRASSRRLMREPSMLVRETAAEQLEERHSDWAYSKPVVVLDIIWNFAFVAAAVGVLVLSWNERPSMPLRLWIIGYALQCLLHMVCVCVEYRRRRRQRSMGYRSFNTGEEGALSPRSRVDSEQYVTLAHLEEDGGSVAKHLESANTMFSFIWWIIGFYWVSVGGQAMAGGSPQLYWLCIVFLGFDVFFVVFCVALACIIGIAVCCCLPCIIAILYAVADQEGASKEDIDQLPKYKFRKIGNDDKVAGDVQGSIGGVMTECGTDSPMERALSEDDAECCICLSSYDDGVELRELPCGHHFHCACVDKWLHINATCPLCKYNILKSSTHEEV comes from the exons ATGGCTTCGACGGCTGCATCGAACCGGTCCTCCTCGGATGACATCACCGATGTGACAACGTCGCTTCTGTCATCACAAGGTAGCGTTTTGCGGGAGGATTCTGCCACTCGTGGATCCGTTCGTCGCCAGAGCCTTCGGGAAGCGGCTCGGTTCCTACGCCGAGCCAGTAGCCGGCGACTCATGCGCGAGCCGTCCATGTTGGTTCGGGAAACTGCTGCCGAGCAGCTCGAGGAACGGCATAGCGATTGGGCGTATTCGAAGCCCGTGGTGGTCCTCGATATTATCTGGAATTTCGCGTTCGTAGCGGCGGCGGTTGGGGTTTTGGTTTTGAGCTGGAACGAGAGGCCGAGTATGCCGCTGAGGCTATGGATAATTGGGTACGCATTGCAGTGTTTGTTACATATGGTCTGCGTTTGTGTGGAGTATAGGCGACGGAGGAGGCAACGGAGCATGGGTTACAGGTCATTTAATACAGGAGAGGAAGGGGCTTTGAGTCCAAGATCGAGGGTAGATTCGGAGCAATACGTAACATTGGCCCAtttggaagaagatggtggaag TGTTGCAAAGCATCTGGAATCTGCAAATACTATGTTTTCATTCATCTGGTGGATCATTGGGTTCTACTGGGTATCTGTAGGTGGCCAAGCAATGGCTGGTGGCTCCCCTCAGCTTTATTG GCTTTGTATCGTGTTTCTTGGTTTTGATGTGTTCTTTGTTGTTTTCTGTGTTGCACTGGCATGCATCATTGGCATTGCTGTTTGTTGCTGTCTTCCATGTATTATTGCAATCCTATATGCTGTGGCAGATCAG GAAGGAGCATCCAAAGAAGACATTGATCAGTTGCCAAAATATAAATTTCGAAAAATTGGCAATGATGATAAAGTTGCTGGTGATGTCCAAGGATCCATTGGGGGAGTAATGACTGAATGTGGCACTGATTCCCCCATGGAACGTGCGCTATCCGAGGATGATGCA GAATGTTGCATCTGCCTTTCGAGCTATGATGATGGAGTTGAACTAAGGGAACTTCCTTGTGGTCACCATTTTCACTGTGCATGTGTAGATAAGTGGCTGCATATCAATGCTACCTGTCCTCTATgcaaatataacattttaaagaGTAGTACTCATGAGGAAGTTTAG
- the LOC107904492 gene encoding elicitor-responsive protein 3: protein MPQGKLQVVLVSANGLENTDFLCNMDPYVLLTCRTQEQKSSVASGKGSEPEWNEDFIFNISEGASELALKIMDSDTGSQDDFVGEVAIPLEPVFIERNIPLTAYTVVKDGEYRGEIKLGLTFTPEERESRDFEVEESFGGWKQSSYTD from the exons ATGCCTCAGGGAAAGCTTCAAGTTGTCCTTGTTAGTGCCAATGGTCTCGAGAACACAGATTTTCTCT GTAACATGGATCCTTACGTGCTTCTTACTTGCCGAACACAGGAGCAGAAAAGCAGTGTTGCATCAG GAAAAGGATCAGAACCAGAATGGAACGAGGATTTCATATTCAACATCTCCGAAGGTGCTTCGGAACTCGCACTGAAAATAATGGACAGTGATACTGGTTCTCAGGATGATTTCGTGGGAGAAGTAGC TATACCACTGGAGCCTGTATTTATCGAAAGAAACATTCCCCTTACTGCATATACTGTTGTCAAGGATGGAGAATATCGTGGGGAGATTAAACTTGGTCTCACTTTCACCCCCgag GAACGTGAAAGCAGGGATTTTGAAGTTGAAGAATCTTTTGGAGGGTGGAAGCAGTCTTCATACACTGATTAG